Proteins encoded together in one Sinorhizobium sp. B11 window:
- a CDS encoding class I fructose-bisphosphate aldolase, with protein MNRLFGHGRCLDVAIDHGVCNEPSFLSGLEDMKSVVEALTAAGPDAIQMNYGQADLLQNVAGKNKPALVMRIDMGNPYNRIRHRDMWAVLQNEAEPLIGALEMDAACVVVNLFMLPDEPDLFRQCVQNIARVRADCDKYGMPLMIEPLVMQPVSEKGGYMVDGDADKIVTLTRLAREMGADIVKADPTTIAEDFHRVVEAARCPVLVRGGGKEDLRSVFDKSAALMRQGAVGMVYGRNIYQHANPGAVVRGLMAIVHGDATGEEAFALYERD; from the coding sequence ATGAACCGGCTCTTCGGTCATGGTCGCTGCCTCGACGTCGCGATCGATCACGGCGTCTGCAACGAGCCGTCGTTCCTTAGTGGCCTTGAGGACATGAAATCGGTCGTTGAGGCGCTGACGGCCGCTGGCCCAGACGCCATCCAGATGAACTATGGCCAGGCCGATCTGCTCCAGAATGTCGCCGGCAAGAACAAGCCGGCGCTGGTAATGCGGATCGACATGGGTAACCCCTATAACAGGATTCGACACCGCGACATGTGGGCGGTGCTGCAGAACGAGGCCGAGCCGCTGATTGGTGCGCTCGAGATGGACGCAGCCTGCGTCGTCGTCAATCTCTTCATGCTGCCTGACGAGCCGGATCTCTTTCGCCAATGCGTGCAGAACATCGCACGTGTCCGCGCCGATTGCGACAAGTACGGAATGCCGCTGATGATCGAACCTCTGGTCATGCAGCCGGTCTCGGAAAAGGGCGGATACATGGTCGATGGCGATGCCGACAAGATCGTCACCCTGACACGGCTTGCGCGCGAAATGGGCGCCGATATCGTCAAGGCCGATCCGACAACCATTGCGGAAGATTTCCACAGGGTCGTGGAGGCAGCGCGTTGCCCGGTTCTGGTGCGCGGCGGCGGCAAGGAGGATCTTCGGTCCGTGTTCGACAAGTCTGCGGCCTTGATGCGGCAGGGGGCGGTCGGCATGGTCTATGGGCGCAACATCTATCAGCACGCCAATCCAGGGGCGGTCGTGCGCGGGCTGATGGCCATCGTGCATGGCGACGCTACTGGCGAGGAAGCCTTTGCGCTCTACGAGCGCGATTGA
- a CDS encoding glycerol-3-phosphate dehydrogenase/oxidase: MNREEILDGLRRSPKVDVCVIGGGINGISVFRELALQGLNVLLVEKHDYCSGASAALSRMVHGGLRYLENGEFKLVQESLVERDRLLRNAPHYVAPLPTTVPVFDAFSGLGNGIVRFLGLTRRPSRRGAVAIKMGLSIYDFLTRKRAMMPRHQFRGRRTTLAKWPALNPEIRSSATYYDAWISHPERLGIELLDDALLSGAGAGALNYADVRAAGPGQFVVRDLVSGRSAEVDPTLIINATGGWIDITNDTLFSPDARPATLMGGTKGSHLIIDNAELYDALAGHMIYYENEDGRICILFPYLGKVLVGSTDIRVDDPETVRCEADERDYILQSLGFVLPGIKIRAEEISFQFSGVRPLPTSKDSFTGRIPRDHFCTVVENSGSGPAVLCMIGGKWTTFRSFGELAADLALERLGKTRRVTTAERPIGGGRRFPPDRAEWIARTAREKGISGDRMGELFSRYGTEAEAIAAFIVAAPDAPLPQAAYSEREILFLIRNEAVEHLDDVLLRRTTLAITGTLSLEMTDAVLDLLAAEKAWTPALRAAERSRFLTLLRDRHGVDELTLSARNEQRSKKCETT, translated from the coding sequence ATGAATCGCGAAGAGATATTGGACGGGCTTCGACGGAGCCCGAAGGTGGACGTGTGCGTCATCGGCGGCGGTATCAACGGCATCAGCGTCTTCCGGGAGCTGGCGCTGCAGGGGCTCAACGTCCTTCTCGTCGAGAAGCATGACTATTGCTCCGGAGCGAGTGCGGCGCTGTCACGGATGGTGCATGGCGGACTTCGCTATCTTGAGAACGGCGAGTTCAAGCTGGTGCAGGAATCGCTTGTCGAGCGCGACCGGTTGTTGCGAAACGCTCCGCACTATGTTGCCCCCTTGCCGACGACGGTGCCTGTCTTCGATGCCTTTTCGGGGTTGGGCAACGGCATCGTCCGCTTCCTGGGGCTGACCCGTCGCCCCAGCCGTCGCGGCGCGGTCGCGATCAAGATGGGGCTCAGCATCTATGATTTCCTCACGCGCAAACGGGCAATGATGCCGCGTCACCAGTTTCGCGGCCGACGCACAACGCTTGCGAAGTGGCCGGCGCTCAACCCGGAAATCAGAAGTTCTGCGACCTACTACGATGCGTGGATCAGTCACCCCGAACGTTTGGGCATCGAGTTGCTCGATGACGCCCTTCTTTCCGGCGCTGGCGCAGGAGCGCTGAACTACGCCGACGTTCGTGCAGCGGGTCCCGGGCAGTTTGTCGTTCGCGACCTTGTCAGCGGCCGCTCCGCGGAGGTCGACCCCACACTCATCATCAACGCAACTGGCGGATGGATCGACATTACCAACGACACTCTTTTCTCACCGGATGCACGCCCTGCAACCCTGATGGGTGGCACCAAGGGATCTCACCTCATCATCGACAACGCCGAACTCTACGACGCCCTGGCGGGTCACATGATCTACTACGAGAACGAGGATGGAAGGATCTGCATCCTGTTTCCCTATCTCGGCAAGGTGCTGGTCGGCTCGACCGATATTCGCGTCGATGATCCCGAAACCGTGCGCTGCGAAGCCGACGAGCGAGACTATATCCTGCAATCGCTTGGCTTCGTGCTGCCTGGCATCAAGATCCGGGCGGAGGAAATCAGTTTTCAGTTCTCGGGCGTGCGCCCGCTGCCGACGAGCAAGGACAGCTTCACCGGTCGCATCCCGCGCGACCATTTCTGTACCGTCGTGGAAAATTCCGGCAGTGGACCAGCGGTGCTCTGCATGATCGGCGGCAAATGGACGACCTTTCGCTCGTTCGGCGAGCTTGCGGCCGATCTCGCTCTGGAACGTCTCGGCAAGACACGTCGCGTAACAACGGCTGAGCGGCCAATTGGCGGTGGCAGACGATTCCCACCGGATCGCGCGGAATGGATTGCCAGGACAGCCAGGGAAAAAGGCATTTCCGGCGATCGCATGGGAGAACTCTTCTCCCGCTACGGTACGGAAGCCGAAGCGATCGCGGCCTTCATCGTGGCTGCGCCTGATGCACCCCTGCCGCAGGCGGCCTATTCGGAGCGCGAAATACTCTTCCTCATCAGGAACGAAGCCGTCGAGCATCTCGATGACGTTCTGCTCCGGCGCACGACGCTTGCGATAACCGGCACGCTATCGCTCGAAATGACGGATGCCGTCCTCGATCTTCTGGCAGCGGAGAAGGCGTGGACGCCAGCTCTGCGGGCTGCGGAGCGAAGCCGCTTCCTCACCCTTTTGCGCGACCGCCACGGCGTCGACGAACTCACCCTATCCGCACGGAACGAACAAAGGAGCAAAAAATGCGAAACAACATGA
- a CDS encoding aldo/keto reductase, which produces MSGQQLMREIGRSGVVASAVGLGTWAIGGWMWGGTDEAESIAAIQASLDAGVTLIDTAPAYGLGRSEEIVGKALKGRRDKAVIATKCGLVWHTDKGKHFFDQDRKPVHRYLGRDAILYEVEESLRRLRTDHIDLYITHWQDPTTPIEETVRALEELKAAGKIRAIGASNVSAAELETYISVGDLDAIQERFSMVDREIEADLLPLTRPNGISTLSYSSLALGLLSGAVGPDRAFSGDDQRRDNPRFSISNREKAMAFAAAIGPVAGKHGASVAQIVIAWTLAQPGVTFALCGARNPAQALDNARAGTIRLDPDDHSAIDAAIATKLTAMDR; this is translated from the coding sequence ATGAGCGGGCAACAGTTGATGCGTGAAATCGGCAGGTCGGGCGTGGTCGCCTCCGCGGTCGGGCTTGGAACCTGGGCGATCGGCGGCTGGATGTGGGGAGGTACGGACGAGGCGGAATCGATCGCAGCAATCCAGGCTTCGCTCGATGCCGGCGTGACGCTGATCGACACGGCACCCGCCTACGGACTTGGCCGATCCGAGGAGATCGTCGGCAAGGCGTTGAAAGGCCGCCGCGACAAGGCCGTCATCGCGACCAAGTGCGGGCTCGTGTGGCATACGGACAAGGGCAAACATTTCTTCGATCAGGATCGCAAGCCGGTCCACCGCTACCTCGGCCGCGACGCAATCCTTTATGAGGTTGAGGAGAGCCTGCGGCGCCTTCGCACCGATCATATCGATCTCTACATCACCCACTGGCAGGATCCGACGACCCCCATCGAGGAGACGGTGCGGGCGCTGGAAGAGCTGAAGGCCGCGGGCAAGATCCGTGCGATCGGTGCCAGCAACGTCAGTGCTGCCGAGCTCGAAACCTATATTTCCGTCGGCGACCTGGATGCCATCCAGGAGCGCTTCAGCATGGTAGACCGGGAAATCGAGGCCGATCTCTTGCCGCTTACGCGGCCGAACGGCATTTCGACGCTGAGCTATTCTTCGCTTGCACTTGGCCTCTTGTCCGGGGCCGTCGGGCCGGATCGGGCCTTTTCCGGTGACGATCAGCGACGAGACAATCCGCGCTTTTCCATTTCCAATCGCGAGAAGGCGATGGCCTTCGCCGCAGCCATCGGGCCGGTCGCCGGGAAGCACGGAGCAAGCGTTGCACAAATCGTCATCGCCTGGACGCTTGCGCAGCCCGGCGTGACATTCGCCCTTTGCGGCGCACGCAACCCTGCGCAGGCGCTCGACAATGCACGGGCTGGCACGATCCGCCTTGACCCGGACGATCACTCGGCCATCGATGCGGCCATTGCGACGAAACTGACGGCTATGGACAGGTAA
- a CDS encoding sugar-binding transcriptional regulator, which produces MPIAKPKIVSAPREEIVIARQMHQALVLHFLEGLTQAQIADQLGISHATVNRLIKRGRQLGLVEIKIKSPVEPLVDMEEQLLALGGISRAIVVPTVSDNPQTALQAVGEAAARLLIEEITDGDTICITGGKGVSAVVAGLQPPRRFDVEVIPATGCVQGKHYTDVNHVSTMMADRLGGRSFQIHAPLFADSAAERGMLMNMRSVADVFKRAREAKVAVVGIGSILSDDSSYYDLHPSSSTDRAAIERSRASCELLAHLLDDHGSVCDYSLNRSLVSLTLPEFASIPMKIGVASGPNKAGPILSVMRGHHLDTLVTDEATGARILALAAGKGQHA; this is translated from the coding sequence ATGCCGATTGCCAAACCCAAGATCGTCTCCGCGCCACGCGAAGAAATCGTCATCGCACGCCAGATGCACCAAGCTCTCGTCCTGCATTTCCTGGAAGGTTTGACGCAGGCGCAGATCGCCGATCAGCTCGGCATCTCTCACGCCACCGTCAACCGGCTGATCAAGCGCGGTCGCCAGCTCGGCCTCGTGGAAATCAAGATCAAATCGCCGGTCGAGCCGCTGGTCGATATGGAAGAACAGCTTCTGGCGCTTGGCGGAATCAGCCGGGCGATTGTCGTGCCGACCGTGTCCGACAATCCGCAAACGGCATTGCAGGCCGTTGGCGAGGCGGCGGCGCGGCTGCTCATCGAGGAGATCACCGATGGCGACACCATCTGCATCACCGGCGGCAAGGGCGTCAGCGCCGTCGTTGCCGGCCTGCAGCCGCCGCGGCGCTTCGACGTCGAGGTTATACCGGCAACGGGATGCGTCCAGGGCAAGCACTACACCGATGTGAACCACGTCTCGACGATGATGGCCGACCGGCTTGGAGGCCGCTCGTTCCAGATCCATGCCCCCCTCTTTGCCGACAGCGCCGCCGAACGGGGGATGCTGATGAACATGCGCTCGGTTGCCGATGTCTTCAAACGGGCGCGTGAGGCCAAGGTCGCCGTCGTCGGCATCGGTTCGATCTTGTCGGATGATTCAAGCTATTACGACCTGCATCCGTCCTCCAGCACCGACCGGGCTGCGATCGAGCGCTCCCGCGCCTCATGCGAGCTGCTCGCGCATCTGCTCGATGATCATGGCAGCGTGTGTGACTACAGCCTCAATCGTTCATTGGTATCGCTGACCCTTCCCGAATTCGCGTCGATCCCGATGAAGATTGGCGTGGCCAGCGGACCAAACAAGGCAGGGCCGATCTTGAGCGTCATGCGGGGTCATCATCTCGATACGCTCGTTACCGACGAGGCAACCGGCGCACGCATTCTCGCGTTGGCCGCAGGCAAAGGACAGCACGCATGA
- a CDS encoding ABC transporter permease, producing the protein MTDHALAATRQRVSSWKRLGTMREAGLIAIILALCVLMSFASPHFLTMGNFRAMLMSFSVEGIVVVGMTILLIVGGIDLSVGSVVCFSMVLSGSLFLMGMDPWSASLVGILASALIGCAMGFFVTVIGLNHFITSLAAMVIVRGVCLIITKGTPLSLFTLPPSFKAVGQGTFHGIPYVILIFVAIVAIFDFLLRRATAFRKVFYTGSNEKAALYSGIRTNQVKFWVTVLCSTLSGVAGVIYMSRFGAATPTFGVGMELNIIAAAVIGGASLSGGSGTILGAILGIALLSVVSSSLILLNVSVYWQDMIKGCILLAAVSIDHFLHKRKAA; encoded by the coding sequence ATGACAGATCACGCATTGGCGGCGACAAGACAACGCGTCTCTTCCTGGAAGAGGCTGGGAACGATGCGCGAAGCGGGATTGATTGCGATTATTCTCGCGCTCTGCGTCCTCATGAGCTTTGCCTCCCCACATTTCCTGACGATGGGCAATTTCCGTGCGATGCTGATGTCGTTCTCGGTGGAGGGCATCGTGGTCGTCGGCATGACGATCCTTCTGATCGTCGGCGGCATCGATCTTTCGGTCGGCTCGGTTGTCTGCTTCTCGATGGTCTTGTCCGGCTCGCTGTTCCTGATGGGGATGGACCCATGGAGCGCGTCTCTGGTGGGTATTCTCGCCAGCGCCTTGATTGGTTGTGCCATGGGCTTCTTTGTGACGGTGATCGGGCTCAACCATTTCATCACGTCGCTTGCCGCAATGGTCATCGTGCGGGGCGTCTGCCTGATCATCACCAAGGGAACGCCGCTCTCGCTGTTTACGTTGCCGCCGTCATTCAAGGCGGTCGGGCAGGGCACGTTCCACGGCATTCCCTACGTCATTCTGATCTTCGTCGCGATCGTGGCGATTTTTGATTTCCTGCTGCGCAGGGCGACAGCGTTCCGCAAGGTCTTCTACACCGGCAGCAACGAGAAGGCGGCGCTTTATTCGGGGATCAGGACGAACCAGGTGAAATTTTGGGTGACCGTCCTCTGCAGCACTTTGTCGGGCGTTGCCGGTGTCATCTACATGTCGCGCTTCGGCGCGGCGACCCCGACCTTCGGCGTGGGCATGGAACTCAACATCATTGCCGCTGCCGTGATCGGCGGCGCCTCGCTCAGCGGCGGTTCCGGCACCATCCTTGGCGCCATCCTCGGTATCGCGCTTCTGTCGGTGGTCAGCAGTTCGCTGATCCTCCTGAATGTCTCGGTCTACTGGCAGGATATGATAAAAGGCTGCATTCTCCTGGCTGCCGTTTCCATCGATCATTTCTTGCACAAGCGGAAGGCTGCCTGA
- a CDS encoding sugar ABC transporter ATP-binding protein: MAQTPALEIRNVTKRFGTIKALTDVSFHLEKGEVHALCGENGAGKSTLMNIIAGVLQPNEGEIVVDGAPVKIASPAVAQSLGIGLVHQEIALCPDATVAENMFMVATNRRRSPLMNFARLERDAQAVMNRLAPIDVRQKVGDLPISSQQLVEIAKALTLDCRVLILDEPTAALTEAEAQVLFGIINDLKAHGISIIYISHRMAEIFSLCDRVTVFRDGRYVSTERICDLTPDEVVRRMVGREITQLYPEKQPVAEQSEQTILSVRNLGDGTRFENVSFELRKGEILGIGGLIGSGRTEIAEGICGLRPTRQGDVRLWGDVLSVSSYAEAVKAGVVYLSEDRKGSGVFLDLSIAQNIAALDLKSLTGPLGLLNTRAEAERAQDLARRLGIRMGGIDMPVSSLSGGNQQKVAIAKQLAVDPKVILMDEPTRGIDVGAKSEIHRLLRELARSGVGIVVITSELPELLGLCDRAIVIREGRVAGEVKGEAMTEQAVMRLASGIGASQHNISKASEHAV; encoded by the coding sequence ATGGCGCAGACGCCGGCCCTGGAAATACGCAACGTCACCAAGCGTTTTGGCACGATCAAGGCGCTGACGGATGTGAGCTTCCACCTTGAAAAGGGGGAGGTTCATGCCCTCTGCGGCGAAAACGGCGCAGGCAAATCGACGTTGATGAACATCATTGCGGGTGTGCTGCAGCCGAATGAGGGAGAAATTGTCGTTGATGGCGCGCCCGTGAAAATCGCCTCTCCCGCCGTTGCCCAGTCGCTGGGCATCGGACTGGTACACCAGGAAATCGCGCTGTGTCCGGATGCCACTGTTGCCGAAAACATGTTCATGGTGGCGACGAACCGCCGGCGGTCGCCCTTGATGAATTTCGCCAGGCTGGAACGCGACGCTCAGGCGGTAATGAACCGCCTTGCTCCGATCGACGTTCGCCAGAAGGTTGGCGATCTGCCGATTTCCAGCCAGCAGCTGGTCGAGATCGCCAAGGCGCTGACGCTCGACTGCCGTGTCCTCATCCTCGACGAGCCCACCGCGGCTCTGACGGAGGCGGAGGCGCAGGTCCTGTTCGGCATCATCAACGATCTGAAGGCTCACGGCATTTCGATCATTTATATCAGCCATCGCATGGCAGAGATCTTCAGCCTCTGCGATCGGGTCACGGTTTTTCGCGATGGACGCTATGTCTCCACCGAACGGATCTGCGACCTGACGCCCGACGAAGTCGTGCGCCGCATGGTTGGGCGTGAGATCACGCAGCTCTACCCCGAAAAGCAACCGGTGGCGGAGCAAAGCGAGCAAACCATTCTTTCCGTCCGCAATCTCGGCGACGGGACGCGCTTTGAAAATGTCAGCTTTGAATTGCGCAAGGGAGAAATTCTCGGGATCGGCGGCCTCATCGGCTCCGGCCGAACCGAGATCGCAGAGGGTATCTGCGGCCTTCGCCCGACCAGGCAAGGCGACGTTCGACTTTGGGGCGACGTGCTTAGCGTCTCGTCCTATGCTGAGGCGGTGAAAGCGGGCGTTGTCTATCTGTCCGAGGATCGCAAAGGCTCAGGTGTCTTTCTCGATCTGTCGATCGCCCAGAACATCGCAGCCCTCGATCTCAAGTCGCTGACGGGACCGTTGGGACTCTTGAACACGAGGGCAGAGGCCGAGCGGGCACAGGATCTGGCGCGCCGTCTTGGTATTCGGATGGGCGGTATCGACATGCCCGTCTCATCGCTCTCCGGGGGCAACCAGCAGAAAGTAGCCATTGCAAAGCAGTTGGCGGTCGATCCGAAAGTGATCCTGATGGACGAGCCGACGCGCGGTATCGACGTCGGCGCAAAATCTGAAATTCACCGTTTGCTGCGCGAGCTTGCGCGGTCCGGGGTCGGCATTGTCGTCATCACATCCGAGCTGCCGGAGCTTCTCGGTCTCTGCGATCGGGCGATCGTCATCCGCGAAGGCAGGGTTGCCGGAGAAGTCAAGGGCGAGGCGATGACCGAACAGGCCGTCATGCGGCTCGCATCCGGCATCGGCGCAAGTCAACACAACATATCGAAGGCATCAGAGCATGCCGTCTGA
- a CDS encoding substrate-binding domain-containing protein → MRNFLGTTAMAVLAAATLSTAASAAETENPFRCKPGEKYVMNVMVSGVEYWFPVYEMFKQAGQQLGCETAYTGTPEYDVNKQIATFDQALAQNPAGILVHPMNSDPFIEPINRAIDQGTAVVTFAADSPLSKRISFITSDNTREGIYAADAIAKKLGGKGEYAVLENPGQDNHDKRIAAFIARMEEKYPDMKLVGRAASNQDPNKAYQGLMSLVQAHPNLNAVFMPEANSAIGAAQANKESGGKILVMCADVNANILDMIKAGEVFGSINPNQGMQGFMLLWLAKHPELIDPMNDAKRSGFNPMSIPVVDNGLSIVTAANADDFYWDKYLQRRGTKGIEE, encoded by the coding sequence TTGCGCAATTTTCTAGGCACAACAGCGATGGCCGTTCTGGCTGCCGCGACACTGAGCACGGCTGCATCAGCGGCCGAAACCGAAAACCCGTTTCGCTGCAAACCCGGCGAAAAATACGTCATGAACGTCATGGTGTCGGGCGTTGAATATTGGTTCCCGGTCTATGAAATGTTCAAGCAGGCCGGACAGCAGCTCGGCTGCGAGACGGCTTATACCGGCACCCCGGAATATGACGTCAACAAGCAGATCGCAACGTTCGACCAGGCTCTTGCCCAGAACCCGGCCGGCATCCTCGTTCACCCGATGAACTCGGACCCTTTCATCGAGCCGATCAATCGCGCGATCGATCAGGGTACGGCCGTTGTCACCTTTGCGGCGGATTCACCGCTGTCGAAGCGCATTTCCTTCATCACATCCGACAATACCCGCGAGGGCATTTATGCCGCCGACGCAATTGCCAAGAAGCTCGGGGGCAAGGGCGAATATGCGGTTCTGGAAAATCCGGGTCAGGACAACCACGACAAGCGCATCGCGGCCTTCATCGCGCGAATGGAAGAGAAGTACCCGGACATGAAGCTCGTTGGCCGGGCGGCATCGAACCAGGATCCGAACAAGGCCTATCAGGGTCTGATGAGCCTGGTGCAGGCTCACCCGAACCTCAATGCAGTGTTCATGCCGGAGGCGAACTCGGCGATCGGCGCGGCCCAGGCAAACAAGGAAAGCGGCGGCAAGATCCTCGTCATGTGCGCCGACGTCAATGCCAACATCCTCGACATGATCAAGGCCGGGGAAGTCTTCGGCTCGATCAATCCCAACCAGGGCATGCAGGGCTTCATGCTGCTGTGGCTTGCCAAGCATCCGGAACTGATCGATCCGATGAACGACGCCAAGCGTTCGGGTTTCAACCCGATGAGCATCCCCGTCGTCGATAACGGTCTCTCGATCGTGACGGCCGCAAATGCCGACGACTTCTACTGGGACAAGTACCTCCAGCGCCGGGGTACGAAAGGCATCGAGGAGTAG
- a CDS encoding FAD-dependent oxidoreductase has product MDYDVAVIGAGAAGIAAARKLAGAGRSVVVLEASNRVGGRAWTVELSGMSLDMGCGWLHSAERNPLVAIGSEAGFTIERGPTAWQNQWRDLGFPPEERKAAAAAWGALEEQLRANPPASDRASDALEPGGEWNAYCQSLSGYLNGAPLERLSVADFLAYDNAATDANWRVHEGYGSLIAAAVPDVTLRLSTPVRHVALTSGGVRLETDRGPVSANAVIVTVSTNVLARGIIVFDPEADEHLHAAAQLPLGLADKLFMELHGNHGLEPETHLLGDARNDQTGSYYIRPLGRPVVEGFFGGKGAVVIEQAGLLDAFTFALEQLSSLLGNNIRRHLRPLTASSWCHTDWVRGSYSHALPGHAGARAILAKPVADRLFFAGEATHQSDFSTAHGAWESGLRAADEVIGNAG; this is encoded by the coding sequence ATGGACTACGATGTGGCTGTTATCGGTGCCGGCGCGGCGGGCATTGCAGCGGCGCGAAAGCTCGCCGGTGCCGGCCGTTCGGTCGTCGTTCTCGAAGCCAGCAACCGTGTCGGCGGTCGTGCCTGGACCGTCGAACTTTCCGGCATGTCGCTCGATATGGGCTGCGGTTGGCTGCATTCGGCCGAGCGCAATCCGCTTGTCGCGATCGGCAGTGAGGCCGGCTTCACGATCGAGCGGGGGCCGACGGCCTGGCAGAACCAGTGGCGCGATCTCGGTTTCCCTCCGGAGGAACGCAAGGCCGCCGCTGCCGCCTGGGGCGCGCTTGAAGAGCAGCTGCGGGCCAATCCGCCGGCAAGCGACAGGGCATCGGACGCGCTGGAACCCGGCGGCGAATGGAACGCCTATTGTCAGTCGCTGTCAGGTTATCTGAACGGGGCGCCGCTCGAGCGGCTGTCTGTTGCCGATTTCCTTGCTTATGACAATGCCGCAACCGATGCTAATTGGCGGGTGCACGAAGGCTATGGAAGCCTTATCGCCGCTGCCGTTCCCGATGTGACGCTGCGTCTGTCGACACCGGTGCGCCATGTTGCGCTGACGAGTGGGGGTGTCCGACTTGAAACCGATCGCGGTCCGGTCAGTGCCAATGCTGTGATCGTCACGGTTTCGACCAACGTACTTGCCCGCGGCATTATCGTCTTCGACCCTGAGGCCGATGAGCATCTGCATGCCGCAGCACAATTGCCGCTCGGCCTTGCCGACAAGCTCTTCATGGAACTCCATGGCAATCACGGTCTCGAACCGGAAACCCATCTGCTTGGCGATGCCCGAAACGACCAGACCGGCAGCTATTATATCCGGCCGCTCGGCCGCCCCGTCGTCGAAGGCTTCTTCGGCGGCAAGGGCGCCGTCGTCATCGAACAGGCTGGCTTGCTCGACGCCTTTACCTTTGCGCTCGAGCAGCTGTCATCATTGCTCGGAAACAACATCCGCCGCCATCTGCGGCCCCTGACAGCTTCGTCCTGGTGCCACACGGATTGGGTTCGAGGCTCCTACAGCCATGCGCTGCCGGGCCATGCGGGTGCGCGAGCCATCCTGGCGAAGCCCGTCGCCGACCGGCTGTTCTTTGCCGGCGAAGCGACGCATCAATCCGATTTCTCGACCGCGCACGGGGCATGGGAGAGCGGACTGCGGGCTGCCGACGAAGTGATCGGCAACGCTGGCTAG